The Nocardia sp. BMG51109 nucleotide sequence TGGGCGGCAGTGAATTTCGGTGGCGGATTCGACAGTGACGGCACCGGGTACGTTGTCGTAGTCGGCGGTCCGCGACGGCCGATTGCAAACGTTCGTACCCCGGTCGGGTTGTGGTCGGTCGAATGGCCGGTGGTTACACTTCGGCGGTATGTCGGCGTCGCGCCGAGAACGCGTGGGGGACGCGGCGGCTACGGATCGGTTTGTGGGCCGGGAGCCGGAGCGGGACAGGACCAGTGTTCTGCTGCTGGGTTCGGCCCGGTTGATTACGTTGATCGGCCCGGGTGGGATCGGGAAGACGCGGCTCGCGGCCGAGACTGTGCGTCGTTTCCGGAAGGCCACCGACACTCCGGTGTTTTGGGTGCGGCTGCTGCGGTTGCCCAAGGATTCCGATGTGGTCGCGGTGGAGGAGGAAGTCGCGCGGTCGGTGGTGGAGGCCGATTTCTCCGGCCGGTCGGCATGGGAGGCGCTTGTCGACGCGCTGACCCGGGCCGACGGGACAGGGCGCAGCCTGCAGACGGTGCTGGTGATGGACAACTGCGAGCACGTCCTGGTCGGTGCCGGCCGTGTGATCGCGCAGTTGCTGGAGGTGGTGCCGGGGTTGACCATTCTGGCGACCAGCCGGGAGGCCGTGGGGTGGGCCGACGAGAATCTGGTGGCGATTCCCCCATTGACGCAAGGGCAGGCGTTGATATTGTTCCGGCAGCGTGCCGAACTCACCGGTCACCCGGTCGCCGAGGGGGAGCAGGCCGCGATCGCCGGTGAAATCTGCCGGCATGTGCACGGTAATCCGTTGTATATCCGGTTGGCGGCGGCGCGGCTGTTGCGGCAGCCGCTGACGGGGATCCTGGCCGAGCTCAGTGGCGAGCCGACCGACAGGCGGATGCGGTGGTCACACGGGCCGCGGGTGGGCGCCGACGAACGGCACCGCGGCGTGCGTGACGTGATCGCCTGGTCCTATGACCTGTGCAGCGACAAGGAACAGCTGCTGCTCGACCGGATGTCGGTATTCGCCGCGGGATACGACACCAACCCCGAGGGCCACACCGCTTCGGCCCTGGACGTCGGCGCCGACCTCGAAGCCATCGAAGCGGTCTGCGCCGACGACGATCCGGGCCCCGGACACGATCAAGACACCGCACGCAGCAGCGACGCGCCGGACGTCAGCCTGAGCGAGCAGGAGGTTGAGAGCCTGCTGGAGCGGCTGGCCGACCAGTCGCTGGTGACCGTGCACCTCACCCCGACCACGGTGCGATACTCCCTACCGGAAAGCATCCGGCTTTTCGCGCAGCAACGGCTGACCGAACACTCCACAGACACGGTGGACGAACCGGCACGACTGGCCCAGCGTCACCGCCGATACTACCGAGACAAAGTCGCTCAGGTACGGCTCGAGTGGTTCGGTTCTGCCGAGCAGGACCTGCAGTTGTGGGCTCGTGGCGCGCGGGCCGACATTGTGACCGCGATCGAGTCGAGCCTCACCGCGGGCGAGCCCACACTCGGTCTGGAAATCGCCATGGGCCTTAGGGGCCTGCATATATTCAGACGCTCACTGTGGGAAATCCGCGCGTGGACCGAGCGCACGCTGCAGGCGACCCGCACGCTGACCCCGCAGCCGACTGAACTTCACATCGAGGCCATGGCCTGGATCGCGTGGCTGGCCGTGTTCCAGGGCAGGATCGAGGACGCTGAACGGCTGCTCGAAGGCTGCGTCGCCGCCTGTATCGGCGACCCGAAGGCCGGACAGAGCTGGCGGCACACCCCGGAAACCGACATCGGCCTACCCCCTCCCGTCGAACTCGCATGGGGAACGATACTGATGCACGCGCATCGAGATCCGAGGGCCGTGACCGTGTTGGGCCGCGCTCGCGAAAAATACCGTGACCTCGGCGATCTCCGCGGCGAGGCGTGGAGCGAGCTGCATGAGGCGTTGGCCGCGAGCTTCTTGGGGCCGGCCCAGCAGGCCCTGGAGTTCACCCGGCGTCACCTCGATCACGCCACCGGGACCGAGGTCGGGTGGGCGAAAGCATGGGCCGAGTTGACGTGGGCGATCGCGTTGACCAGACACGGTGATCCCACCGAGGCGTTGGCCGTCGGGCGCACCGCTCTGGCATATCAGGTCGCTGCGCGCGACGCATGGGGTGCGAATTTGGCGGTGCGCATTCGGATGTGGTCGTTGGCACAGATCATCACGGACTCGATCGCGGCCGGGAACGCCGACCGGGCCAGGCTCAGCGCATTGGCCACCGAGGTCGCTCACCTCGCGGGAGGAACCACACGGGAGCTGGTGGAGATGGGCATCGATATCAATGGTTTGGGACCTGTCGCCGACGAAACGAGCAACGCGATCGACGTTGCCCGCCGAGTACTGGGCCGTGAGGCATGCACGGCTGCCGAAACACAGGGCGCCCTGTTACGGCCCGAGCTGGGCGAGGTGCAGCTCCTCGCCCTGGGCACGCTGCCCGCAGACAAGCTGCCGGCCAACCAGTCCGTCAAGCCGGACCATTCCGCCCCGAAGAAGTCCGTCCGCTCGCTGTGGGACGAGCTGTCGGGTGCCGAGCAGCAGGTCGCCATCCTGGCGGCGGCGGGGTGGGCAAACTCTGCGATCGCGGCCCGCCGGGGTAGTTCCCGCAAGACCGTCGACGCGCAGATGGCCGCGATCCTGCAGAAATTGATGGTCTCCTCCCGCGAGGACATCATCGGTCTTGTTCCGCGAGACCGGATCGGTCAGGTCTGGGCGGAAGTAGCCAGCAGGCCCCGCCGAACAGGCGAACGACCACGTAAGCCACGGCAACAGTGACAGCTCGGCCACCGACCTGCCGGGCTGATGCCCCTCACGTCCCATCCGATGTGGCAGATCGGGCCGATTTCGCAGTCGCTGACGGCGGACCGCGGTGCCGGAGGTCGGGATCACTCGGGTGTGGAGGACGGTCTCGTCTCCGTTGACGAGACCGTCGTCCACACGCGAATGACCTCGCCCGCCGCCAACGAGGTGATAGTCCGGTCGGACTGCGAACACCGCATGCGGGCGAACGCGACACTACGGTCGCCGCCACCGAGCTTGACCGTACCGTTCATTTCTACCTTTCTCCTCAGCAGTAAGACCGCGGTGCGGAATGCCGATGAGCGCTCCCACAATGTACGTGCGCCGTACTGTAGTCTCTTTCCGTCATGGCCCCATGGCCGATACCAGAATTCAATTATTGGATCACGACGACGTCCACACATCGGTAGCCGAAGGGCGGGCATACCTATGTAGTCACCCCGACCATGCTTTGTGGGCCGAGGGTGTGCACCGACTCGTAGACCAGGCAATTGGTGTTCTCGGATTCGGGTTGCGACAGGGGAAGGCTCGCCCAGGGCCGCGCTCTGCTTTTTTCGTGCCGCCGAGCTGGACACTGTGGTGCGCATTTCGACCGAGATCCAGGACGCAGGCGAGTCTGTAGGTATGTCCGCCCTGTCGGCTACCGATGCGTGATGCTGGTCCTGTTCCCAAGATTTGCGGTATCGGCTATCGGGGATTTGCTCCAAGCGAAGGAGAGCAGAGAATGGACGGCGCCGGATTCGACAGCGGTGGTCATGCCATCGTCGATCTTGATCGTGCTCAGGCCATGGGGCTGTTGGCGAGTACCGGCTACGGACGAATTGTGTTCAGCCGCGGCGTATTGCCTGCGATACGCCCGGTCAATCACCTTGTCGCCGACGGCAAGATCATCGTCTGCCTCCGAGTGATCTCGTCCTCCGAGGGCGCGATGTTCGTCCGCGACCGCGGAACCGACCGCGGAACCGTGGTCGCGTACGAGGCCGACAATCTCGATCCGGTCCACCACACCGGATGGAGCGTGATGGTCACCGGCCTGGCCCGCATCGTCACCGCTCCGGATCGAGTGGACCACTACCTGCAGGCCCTACACCCCTGGATAGGTCCCGCCGAGAACACTGTCGCCGCCATCGAACCCCGCATTGTCACCGGGATCCGGCTTGCGCTGAACACGAGGTGCGCGGACGAGCCGCGCACGCGCCACCAGCCACCCCACAACCATGCCGACAACACATGCGGCGGCTACCGGCAACGATCCGCCAACGCCCATGCGGTTCGCGCCTGTGACAAGCCCCGCGAACCGAGAAGAGGCCAGCCGTGATCAGCCTCACCAACTCGCTGCACCGCGGCGACCGCTACCTTGCTACATCGATCCTTGTCGACCTGGGACACCCGGACAAGGCGACCGTGCCGGCTACCGCACGCTTCGGCTCCGACCGCGACGCCTTGATCTGGTTGCGCGACCGCGCGCGGCGAATGACATTCGCGGATGACGCGATCGTCGGCGCAAGCATCGTCATCGACCAATCCCGTGTACAACGGCTGCGCCCGATCCGCCACATGGGTGTCGGCACGGCCCTCGCGATGGCCCGGCAACTCGACGACTTGGTGCTTTCGCCGACATCGGATGGGCGCAGCAGCCGGACCGCAAGATCCGTCAACGTCCCGGCAGACCCGGCGCGCAAGGCAGTGGCGGCATTGGATCGGGTGCTCGACCAAGGCCTGACCGTCCGGTTCACCGACCCCGCAGAACCACGCCGAGTCATGACCATCGGGATGATCGACCGTGCGTGGACGGCTGTCGAATACCGGCAGAGCGATTCCCTGACAGCTTGCCGGCTCCGCAAGATCGGCCCCGTTGGATTACCCCACTACGCGCGGGTCACCGACCTGTTCGACGATCTCGCACTCGGTGCCCCCTATTGCTGCGAAGACCGCGTCGGCCAACATCTACCACCCATGGCCGTACCACCGGACGTCCGAGCAGACCTCACCGCGTTGCAAAGACGCATCGACACCCTCACCGCGGAAGTCCGCTACTGCGCCTGCGACAATCCAGAGGCCCTCCACATCCAGCCCCAGCACACAGTGTCGGCCGCGTAGCGCGATCGCCGAACGGCCAAATCAACCACCGTCATCCCGGCACATCGGCCGAACGCCGACCGCGGGTGGCCGCCACCATGCTCGTCGACATGAACCCCGAAGTGGTCAGTGAGGTCATCTCCCAGCTTCCGCCGCCGGCCTCGGCGAAGATCCTGACCGTGGTGCTCGAATTGCACTGGGACAGAAAGACGTACTGCCCACCGCCGGTCCCGCAGCGCATGGAGCCGAGTCCCACAGCGGGCTTGCCCGACGGTATCTGCACCCACCGGAATCGAACTGAGGTAGCGCCCCGGTAGGCGCCCGAGGAAACCTGTAGGTCCACAGAAATCTCGTTCGGCCTGCATTCGCGCTCGCCCGCACATGTGGCACCGGTTGCTGCGCATCTCCCTCGACGGCCTGCGCTGATCAACCTCGTGGTTCCGGGCTCCGGCAAGGGTCCGCCAGACCGTCTACGACACACTCCACGCACGCGGTCACCAAAGGAGTCCTCATCTGTGAACAATTTCCCGAGCTACGAGGCCCCCGAAAGCACCAGAACCGAACCCCCGGAAGGCGGCGGTGGTTTCGATCAGGAGGCGGTATCGACAGCAGCTGACCAATCCGTCGGCACCTGGCTGCGGACCGCTCGGTTGGCGAGCGGACCATGGGTCGGCGCGGTATATGCCTGTTACGGGCTTGCAAGCTGGTCCGGGAATGGGGAGCCTTGAGCGAAGGTGGCGGTGCGCACGTTGCGTTCGCCGGTCCACTCCACGTCTTCGAAGGTGGCTCGGCGTTCGAACGTTGCTTGGGCGAACAAGGCCATACTTTTGAATGTCGCGTTGCGGAATGAGGCGTTGCCCTCGAACACTGCCTTGCGGAATGAGGCGTTGCCCTCGAATGTCGCCTCGCGGAACGAGACGTCGTCTCCGAACATCGTGCCGATGCATACGCACCGGTCTATTGTGCAGCCGCTGAAGTCGGCCGGGTCGTCCAAGCGCGCTCCGGAGAGGTCGATCACTGCGTGATGCCAGAATCCGGGGTGATCGGGCCGCAACCGGTTCGCCAGCTCTCTGACTATGGTGTCGCGAACGTGGCGTTCACCCGGGACAACGGCCTCGTCGCCGGCGGCGAGACGGAGGTAGGTACACAGTAGACTGAGGCAGGTCGGCCGGTCACGAGCAGAATCGTCGGCAATGCGGACCAGGGCGGTGACGCCGCCGAGGCGGATCGCCGGTGCAGAGTGACCGAGTTGCTCGACGGCCTTGGTGTAGCGCTCGGTGAACAGCCTGTCTTGCTCGCGAAGGCTGTTGGCCTCGTCGGTGCGTTGCTTGCGATACGAGACATAGAGCGCCGCTCCGGCACCGGATCCTGCGACAACGGCAAGCGCGGTCTTGATCACGTCCAGACGCGCGGCTGTGTGGTCGAGCTGATGCAACAAGAGGTAGGCGACAAAGGAACCGAGCAGCCCAAGTGCCAGCATCCCGGTGTAGGTGATGGCGAATGGGGCCGGGCTGTAGTCTTGGCGGTCGTTCCCGTTGCGATCGCGCCACTGAATTCTCTTGGGCCACATGGACGCTGACGATACCCGGGGGCGCTACACGGCGATCACGCATCAGCGGGGCGCAGCCACTTGCTCGCGGAACGTGTTGCAGCAGCCCATTGTCGGGCCCCCGTCGACCTCCTCGAGGAAAGTCCGGGGGCCACTTGTACGGCCGTGCCGGATTTTGGCTACTTCGACACTGGATACTCCTTTGTGGACCGCGGCCGGTTACCACCGAAGTGCGGCACAGCCAGATCTCGGACAGTCTCTCGGGCGTGTGAGGTTCACCCCGAACCGTGGACAGTTGGTTACGCACCGTTCGCTGCGACTGTCGTGATGGACTGCTCGTAGCGTATGGGGCTGATGCCGCCGATCGCGGAGTGCCGTCTCGTAGTGTTGTACCAGTGTATCCACTTGTCAGCTGCGGCAACGAGTTCGGGCTTCCGGGTGAAGGTGTGGCGGTAGTAGAACTCGTGTTTCAGGGTTGACCACAGCGATTCGGAGGGGCTGTTGTCCCAGCATATGCCGGTAGCGCCCATCGACCGGCGAAGGCCGTGACGTTCGCAGGCTTTCGCGGTGAGGTGGGCGGTGAACTCGACCGATTGAATCCGGCCATCACACCGCGCAGGCCACCGCTGCCGCCTGCGCCCGGCACGGCCTGCTCCGCTCTGCCGGCGCCACCGGCATATGCTGGGACAACGCCGGCGCCGAGAGCCTGTGGTCGAGTTTCAAGCACGAATGCTACTACCGGCACACCTACGCTACGAAGACCGAACTCGTTGCCGCAGTTGATAATTGGATGCATTTCTACAATCATCAGCGGCGGCACTCGGCGATCGGGATGCTCTCACCCATCGACTACGAGCAGTCCCTCAACGTCGCCCCCGAAGCAAGCTAACCGCGTCCACTTTTTCGGGGGAACCCACCCAGCAGGACATGAACGGTGTGTGCGACCAATGCCAGGACTGGCGGCAGCTACGCGACGGACTGTGTATCGAGTGTCACCCCGGGCTTGACGGAGAACCTTCTCCGGCCGGAAGCCCGGTGCAGTCGAATGGCAACGGCCTCATGCCGCGCCCGGCAGACAAGGCGGGCGGCGCAGAGACCGAGGACGCCGTAGTCCGGTCCACAACCTCCCTGCAAAGTTCCAAACAATCTGGGAAACAACAGGATCCAGACTCGACCGGACCGTACAGGCGTTCGGCGGACAGAACACGTACAGGGTACGGCGAGAAGGATCTGGCGACGGCGTCGAGAGACTCCCATCGCCGTAGGACCGAGCCGGGCGTCGAAGGCGCCAAGCCGGCGGCGGTCGCCGACATCTCGCGGGTCGACCCGGATCCACGTCGCCGAGCACAATGGCGGCAACCCGTGCGATCACCGCAACGTTCGTCACGGTTACGATGAAGCGGCAGCCCCTGGCTGGATCGGAATTGATTACCCTTGGGCCGGATGCCTGCCCGGACGCCACCGTTCCGGAGACGTGGCGGTGGCGTCCGGGCAGGAAGTCTGTCAGACGAACGGTGCCAGCGCCGCTTCGAGCGCGGCATGCTGCGCGGTGGGCAGCGGAGCTCCGGGCGAACGCTGCGGCCCAGCGGGGCGGCCGATGATTTCCATACCGGCCTTGATCGCGGCGTTGTAGCCGCCGCTGACGAAGTTGCTCATGACCGGGAAGATGCTGTGCCACTGTTTGCGGGCGAGTATGAGATCGCCGGCGGTGACCGCGTCGTAGACCTCGACCAGTTGCCTGGGCACGACGTTGGCGGCGCCGATAACGGAGCCTGCCGCGCCTTCGAGTAGCGCGGCGCAGAACAGCGTGTCCCAGCCGACGAACACCGACACCTTGTCGCCGAACTCGTGAATGAGCTGGGCGGCGGCGGTGAAGTCGCCGCTGGTGTCCTTGACGTATTGCACGTTGGGTACTTCGTCGATGAGTTCGCCCAGGATGGCGGGGGTGAGGTTGACGCCGGTGGCCGCCGGCAGGTTGTAGGCCATGACCGGGATCGACACCGACGCGGCGACATCCTTGTAGTAGCTCTTGATCTCCTCGACGCTGAACGGCTCGTAGTACGGTGCCACGACCATGATGGCCTGGGCGCCGAGGCGTTCGGCGTGCTTGGACAAGGCGATGGCCTCGGCGGTGCTGGTGGCGCCGGTTTGCGGGACGACGGGAACCCGGCTGTCGGCCGCCTCGATCACCACTTCGAGCACCTCTTCGCGCTCGGCTCGGGACAGGGTCGAGAACTCACCGGTGGATCCGCAGGGAACGAGGCCGTGCACGCCTTCGGAGAGGGTGTGGTCGACCAGGGTGCGCAGACGAGCGGTATCGAGCTTCTCATCGGCTGTGAAAGGCGTGGCAACCGCCGAGTACACGCCGGCGAGCTTGGTAGCCATGGTTTCCTCCAATGTGGTTGGTGCTGACCATGTTTCGGACAGCGGAGTTGGGTTGCGGTAGCCGTGTGGTCTGGCCGCGGGGTGCAAGGTTGTTCAGGCACGTCCTGCGCGTAATGCCACGGCGTCGCCTTCGGGCGCCTCCGAGTCCTCGCCCGGGCGCGCGACGAGCAGGTAGACCAGGCCGGCCACGATTGTCTTGTGTAAAAGGGCCCGCCGATGCTCTACCCGAGGGATGACTCACCGGCGGGCCCGAGCTGCTCGCGCCGGGGAGCGCTTCGGTGCGGCGGTGTCCTACATCGTGTTGGTGAAAACCATTCGGTGCCAAGGCTTGTGGGCCTCGGCGGTGATGTCGGTCATCACGTGTTTGATGTTGGTGTACTCGTCCAGTGAGTAGGTGGACATGTCCTTGCCGTAGCCGGATGCCTTGTATCCGCCGTGCGGCATCTCGCTGATGATCGGGATGTGATCGTTGATCCACACGCACCCCGCCTGGATGTCGCGTGCGGCGCGGCCCGCCCGGTATATGTCCTTGGTCCATGCCGAGGCGGCGAGTCCGTAGACGGTGTCGTTGGCCAATGCGAGGCCGTCGTCGTCGCTGTCGAACGGCAGGGCCACCAGGACCGGGCCGAACACCTCCTGCTGGACGATCTCGCTGTCCTGACGAGCATCGGCGATCAGCGTGGGAGCGTAGTAGCTGCCCGCGTCGAGATCATCACCGGGAATCGTTGCCCCGCAGACTATTCGGGCACCGTCATCGCGCGCCCGGTCGACCATCGCCGCGACCCGGTGCTGCTGGGTCCATGAGATCAACGGTCCCAGGTCGGTGTCGTGGTCGCCGGTCGGGCCGAGGGTCACCGCCGACATGATCGTGGCGACCCGGTCGAGGAACTTCTCGTACAGGGGTCGCTGCACGTAGGCGCGAGTGGCCGCGGTGCAGTCCTGGCCGGTGTTGATCAGCGCGGCGGCGACCGCGCCCTGGGCCGCGGCCTCCAGGTCGGCATCGTCGAAAACGACGAAGGGCGCCTTACCGCCCAGCTCCAGATGCAGGCGTTTGCCGGGCACCGTCGCGGCGATAGCCTGCCCCACCGGCGTCGATCCGGTGAACGAGACCATCGAGACGTCCGGATGGGTCACCAGCGCCTGCCCGGCACCGCGGCCGGAGCCGGTCACCACGTTGATCACCCCGTCCGGGATACCGGCGCGGGTGGCCGCCTCGGCGAACATCAGCGACGTCAGCGGCGTGAGTTCGGCCGGCTTCAGCACGATGGTGTTGCCCGCCGCGACCGCGGGCAGAATCTTCCACGCCGCCATCTGCAACGGGTAGTTCCAGGGGGCGATGGATCCGATCACTCCGATGGGTTCGCGCCGAATCGTCGACGTGTGCTCGGGTGAGTATTCACCGGCCGCCTTACCCTCGAGATTGCGGGCGGCACCGGCGAAGAACGACACGTTGTCGATAACGCCGGGCACATCGAAGTTCATGGTCAACCGGATCGGCTTACCGGCCTGTCGCGATTCCACGGCGGCCAGGTCGTCGCGGATACGTTCGAGCTCTCGAGCCCAGGCGAGCATGAGACCGGACCGCTCGCCGGGGGTGGCCCGGCTCCAGCCGCGGAAGGCCGCACCGGCGGCCGCGACCGCGGCGTCGACGTCGGCGGCATCAGCGGCCGGGCCCTTGGCCAGTTCGGCTCCGGTCGAGGGGTCGATCACGATCACCTCGCCGGTCCCGGTGCCGTCGGCGAAGCGGCCGTTGACGAACTGAAGTGGTTCTTTCCACATGTGTGTAGTCCTTCCGCCGCTAGCGCGTGTCGACCATGACGTGCTTGAGCCGGGTGAACTCGAGCAGTCCGAGTTCGGCGTTCTCGGTGCCGACTCCGGAGGCGCCGAATCCGCTGACCGGCAGATCCGCGGCGAACACCAGATGATTGTTGACCCAGACCGTGCCGAAGTTCAGTGCGTTCTGCACCCGTTGCGCGCGCCCGACATCGGTGGTGAATACGGACGCGGCCAGTCCGTACCGCGTGCCGTTGGCCTTGGCCAGGGCGTCGTCCTCGGAATCGAAGGACTGCACCGTGAACACCGGGCCGAAGATCTCCTCGACCACCAATTCCTCGTCGTCGCGGACGTCGGTGACGACCGTGGGGGCGAGCAGGTAGCCGGGCCCTTCGACGATCCCGCCGCCCGTGACGATCCGTGCGCCGGGGCTGCGTCCCGCGATCTTGTCCAGCACGCGATCGCGCTGCGCGAGAGAGTTCATCGGGCCGATCGTGGTGGCCGGGTCGAGGATGTCGCCGACCTTCTCGCGTTCGCACCGGACCTTCAGGCCCTCGACGACCGCGTCGACGATCGAGGAGTGCGCGATGACGCGGCTGGCCGCCATGCATTCCTGGCCGGTGTTGTACAGGCCGCCGGCGGCGATCGCGTCGAGCGCGGACTCGAGATCGGCGTCGTCGAAGACGAGGACCGGCGAGTTGCCGCCCAGCTCCATGATCGACTTCTTCACCCCGTCGGCGGCGGCCGCGCCGACGCGTCGCCCGGTCTCGATGGATCCGGTGAACGACACCGCGGCCACCGCCGGATGCCGGGTCAAGGCGTCCCCGGCCACGGCCCCGGTGCCGAACACGACGTTGAAAACACCCGGCGGCAACTGCTCGGCGATCGCTTCGGCGAGCAGGGCGGTGGAGTACGGGGTGGTCTCGGCCGGTTTGAGGACGAAGGTGTTGCCGGTGGCGAGTGCGGGGAAGACTTTGGCGACGGCCTGTAGCAGCGGGTAGTTCCACGGGGTGATGCCCGCGATCACGCCGAGCGGTTCACGCCGCATGATCGAGGTGACGCCGTCGAGATAGTCGCCGCCGGCGGGCGCGGGCAGGGTGCGTGCCGCACCGGCGAAGAACCGCATGGCGTCCACGACGCCGGGCAGTTCCTCGTCGACGACGACCTGGAGCGGCTTACCCGCGTCGATCGCCTCGACGTAGGAGAATTCGGGCAGGCGCGCTTCGATGGCTGCCGCCACGTCGAGCAGCAGTTTGCTGCGCCGCCCGGGTGTCAGTGCCGCCCAGCCGGGCTGGGCGCGGCGGGCCGCCTCGACCGCGCCGGCCACGTCGGCCGGTGTGGAGGCCGGTACCCGGCCGAGTTCGCCGCCGGTCGAGGGATTGAACACGGTGATGCGTTCGGTGGTGTCGGCTTGCTGCCATGTGCCGTCGATGAAATTGGCGCCGTCGATACGGCGGGCTATCGCCGTCAGTGCCTGGTCGTAGCCGGTTTCGGTGACCGCGGTCATGGAATGCTCCTTATCGTCTGGTCGAAATCGGGTGGGCGTCGAAAGCCGCCGTGATAGGCCGTCGCGCCGTCGAAAACCTCGTCGGAGAGTTCGTCGGCGGCCAGCGAGACCGGTGCCGGCCTGCGCTCCTGGCCGGGGTAGCCGATGAGGTCGCGAACGATCGGCGTCATGTAGTACGCCCCGGCGACGACGCCCGCGAGGGTGTCGAACAGCTCGCGGTGGTCGTCGCGGAGAGCGCGTAGGTCGGCGTCGAGTGAATTGCTGTCGGTGAGCCGATCCAGCAGGGCGGTGAGTTCGGTGGCCATGTCGTCGCGAGCGCGCAGTGCTCGCGCGAGCCACTCGTGATCGGGGTCGGCCGACCGCAGTGCGGGCCGGTCGGTGGTTTCCGGCACCAGGACATCGGCGATGGCCAGCGCGGTCTTCAGTTGCGGTGCTGTCAGCGCGATCATTGGGCTACCTCGACATTCTTGGCTGTTTCGGCGAGATGTTCCGCAGCGCGCAGGGCCAGCGCGGTGATCGTGGCGGTCGGGTTGACCGCGCCGGAGGTGGTCATGACGCTGCCGTCGACGATCGCCAGGTTGGGCACGTCGTGGGTGATGTTCCAGCGGTCGACCACCGAGCGCGCCGGATCGTCACCCATCGCGGCGGTGCCCAGTAGATGCCCTGGCTGGTCCGGCCACAGATCGGTCGCCATGGTGGCCACGGCACCGGCGGCGCGGTGCGCCTCGGTGGCGCGCTCGATGTTGAACGCGAGCAGCTTGCGGGTGTTGTCCGACAATCGGTACCGGATGCGTGGTGCCGGGATGCCGTTGCTGTCGGTGAGTTCCGGGTCCAGATCGACAGTGTTGGATTCCTCGGGCATGTCCTGGGAGTTGATCCCCCATTGCAGGCTGCGTCCCAAGGTCTCGTCGATGCGCCGGTGCACGGCCGGTCCCCACTGGGTGTCGAAATCGTCGCGGTCGTACAGCGACAGCGCCCGCAGCGGACCGCCCGTGGGCATGACCTGCCATTTCGCCCCACCCGCGAATCCACGCGACAGGTCGGTCTCGTAGAACTCCAGTGAATGGATCGACTGCCCGGCCGGGCCGAGCCAGCTTTCCAGCGGTTCGTCGTAGACGCCGGTGACCTCGGCGTTGGGGTGCAGCATCAGCCGTTTGCCCACCAATCCGGAGGAGTTGGCCAGCCCGTCCGGTGCGCCCGGGTGCGCCGACAGATGCAGTAGCCGGGGCGTGCCGATGCCATTGGCGGCCAGCACCACGAAGCGCGCACGCTGGCGATGCTCGGTGCCGTCGGCGTCGAAGTACAGCGCGCCGTCGGCTCGGCCACGGTCGTCCACGAGGATCTTGTGGACCCGGGCGCCGGTGACCAGCTTCGCGCCGTGTTTGATGGCGGTCGGCCAGTGCGTGATGTCGAACGAGGCCTTGGCGCCCTCCGGGCATCCGGTCTCACAGGTGCCCCATCGGACACACCGTGCGCGTTCGCCGATCCGCTGGGAGGCGATGGCGTTGGGCGCCGGCCACCAGTGCCAGCCGAGTTTGTTCATCCCGCGGGCCGCGATACGGCCGACCGCGCCGATGGGATGCGGCGGCATCGGCACCTCCATCGGCGGATACATCGGATCGCCCTCGACCCCGGCGACACCGACTGCCCGATCGATGCGGTCGTAGTACGGTGCGAGTTCCCCGT carries:
- a CDS encoding dihydrodipicolinate synthase family protein, which gives rise to MHPAARPHGYRNPTPLSETWSAPTTLEETMATKLAGVYSAVATPFTADEKLDTARLRTLVDHTLSEGVHGLVPCGSTGEFSTLSRAEREEVLEVVIEAADSRVPVVPQTGATSTAEAIALSKHAERLGAQAIMVVAPYYEPFSVEEIKSYYKDVAASVSIPVMAYNLPAATGVNLTPAILGELIDEVPNVQYVKDTSGDFTAAAQLIHEFGDKVSVFVGWDTLFCAALLEGAAGSVIGAANVVPRQLVEVYDAVTAGDLILARKQWHSIFPVMSNFVSGGYNAAIKAGMEIIGRPAGPQRSPGAPLPTAQHAALEAALAPFV
- a CDS encoding integrase core domain-containing protein; amino-acid sequence: MLRSAGATGICWDNAGAESLWSSFKHECYYRHTYATKTELVAAVDNWMHFYNHQRRHSAIGMLSPIDYEQSLNVAPEAS
- a CDS encoding pentapeptide repeat-containing protein, with the translated sequence MWPKRIQWRDRNGNDRQDYSPAPFAITYTGMLALGLLGSFVAYLLLHQLDHTAARLDVIKTALAVVAGSGAGAALYVSYRKQRTDEANSLREQDRLFTERYTKAVEQLGHSAPAIRLGGVTALVRIADDSARDRPTCLSLLCTYLRLAAGDEAVVPGERHVRDTIVRELANRLRPDHPGFWHHAVIDLSGARLDDPADFSGCTIDRCVCIGTMFGDDVSFREATFEGNASFRKAVFEGNASFRNATFKSMALFAQATFERRATFEDVEWTGERNVRTATFAQGSPFPDQLASP
- a CDS encoding integrase core domain-containing protein, which encodes MCRWRRQSGAGRAGRRRQRWPARCDGRIQSVEFTAHLTAKACERHGLRRSMGATGICWDNSPSESLWSTLKHEFYYRHTFTRKPELVAAADKWIHWYNTTRRHSAIGGISPIRYEQSITTVAANGA
- a CDS encoding LuxR C-terminal-related transcriptional regulator, which produces MSASRRERVGDAAATDRFVGREPERDRTSVLLLGSARLITLIGPGGIGKTRLAAETVRRFRKATDTPVFWVRLLRLPKDSDVVAVEEEVARSVVEADFSGRSAWEALVDALTRADGTGRSLQTVLVMDNCEHVLVGAGRVIAQLLEVVPGLTILATSREAVGWADENLVAIPPLTQGQALILFRQRAELTGHPVAEGEQAAIAGEICRHVHGNPLYIRLAAARLLRQPLTGILAELSGEPTDRRMRWSHGPRVGADERHRGVRDVIAWSYDLCSDKEQLLLDRMSVFAAGYDTNPEGHTASALDVGADLEAIEAVCADDDPGPGHDQDTARSSDAPDVSLSEQEVESLLERLADQSLVTVHLTPTTVRYSLPESIRLFAQQRLTEHSTDTVDEPARLAQRHRRYYRDKVAQVRLEWFGSAEQDLQLWARGARADIVTAIESSLTAGEPTLGLEIAMGLRGLHIFRRSLWEIRAWTERTLQATRTLTPQPTELHIEAMAWIAWLAVFQGRIEDAERLLEGCVAACIGDPKAGQSWRHTPETDIGLPPPVELAWGTILMHAHRDPRAVTVLGRAREKYRDLGDLRGEAWSELHEALAASFLGPAQQALEFTRRHLDHATGTEVGWAKAWAELTWAIALTRHGDPTEALAVGRTALAYQVAARDAWGANLAVRIRMWSLAQIITDSIAAGNADRARLSALATEVAHLAGGTTRELVEMGIDINGLGPVADETSNAIDVARRVLGREACTAAETQGALLRPELGEVQLLALGTLPADKLPANQSVKPDHSAPKKSVRSLWDELSGAEQQVAILAAAGWANSAIAARRGSSRKTVDAQMAAILQKLMVSSREDIIGLVPRDRIGQVWAEVASRPRRTGERPRKPRQQ